The Drosophila biarmipes strain raj3 chromosome 2L, RU_DBia_V1.1, whole genome shotgun sequence genome has a window encoding:
- the LOC108032659 gene encoding protein spitz — translation MHSKMSGQHGMAIPALLLIGSLAYLPYIEACSSRTVPKPRSSVSSSMSGTALPPSQTTSSTTMRPTTTTTPRPNITFPIYKCPENYDAFYCLNDAHCFAIKVGEDPLYSCECAIGFMGQRCEYKEIDSTYLPRRPRPMLEKASIASGAMCALVFMLFVCLAFYLRFEQRANKKAYELKQELEQEYEDDDGQCECCRNQCCADEDEQPVIVERRLPYHMRLEHALMSFAIRRSTKL, via the coding sequence ATGCATTCCAAAATGAGTGGACAACATGGGATGGCCATCCCAGCCCTGCTGTTGATCGGCAGCCTGGCATATCTGCCGTACATCGAGGCCTGCTCCAGCCGCACTGTGCCCAAGCCGCGCTCCTCGGTCTCATCATCGATGTCCGGCACAGCTTTGCCTCCCTCCCAGACGACAAGTAGCACCACAATGCGCCCCACCACCACGACCACGCCCAGGCCGAATATAACATTCCCCATTTACAAGTGTCCGGAGAACTACGATGCCTTCTACTGCCTGAACGATGCCCATTGCTTTGCCATCAAGGTTGGCGAGGATCCGCTCTACAGCTGCGAGTGCGCCATTGGTTTTATGGGACAGCGGTGCGAGTACAAGGAGATCGATAGTACCTATCTGCCCAGAAGGCCGCGTCCCATGTTGGAGAAGGCGAGCATTGCCAGCGGTGCCATGTGCGCCCTGGTCTTCATGCTGTTTGTCTGTCTGGCCTTCTACTTGCGCTTCGAACAGCGGGCCAACAAGAAGGCCTACGAGTTGaagcaggagctggagcaggagTACGAGGATGATGACGGGCAGTGCGAGTGTTGCCGGAATCAGTGCTGTGCGGATGAGGATGAGCAGCCGGTCATTGTGGAGCGCAGGCTTCCCTATCACATGCGGCTGGAGCACGCCCTGATGTCCTTCGCCATTCGACGCAGCACCAAGCTGTGA